Proteins from a single region of Halogeometricum borinquense DSM 11551:
- the bioD gene encoding dethiobiotin synthase, whose protein sequence is MTAFELPDDAFAVVGTDTGVGKTVVTAGLVGALREAGHDACAIKPAQTGYPPDDDAAFVADICGTEAAATCLRRLEPALAPEVAADVAGVELEYESIREETAEHLAAHEIGVLEGIGGLRVPLADGREVIDLVSDLGIPAVVVARSGLGTLNHTALSVSALRNRGIDVPAVVLNEYEGESLAARTNPDVLAEMTDCPVVTLPPLSVEDGSSVVDGVRAHVLAGDID, encoded by the coding sequence ATGACGGCGTTCGAGTTACCCGACGACGCGTTCGCCGTCGTCGGGACTGACACGGGTGTCGGGAAGACAGTGGTGACGGCCGGTCTCGTCGGTGCGTTACGAGAGGCGGGACACGACGCGTGTGCCATCAAGCCTGCCCAAACCGGCTATCCGCCGGACGACGACGCCGCGTTCGTCGCCGATATCTGTGGAACCGAAGCAGCGGCGACGTGTCTTCGTCGGCTCGAACCGGCGCTCGCCCCGGAAGTCGCGGCCGATGTCGCTGGCGTCGAGTTGGAGTACGAGTCGATCCGTGAGGAGACCGCCGAGCATCTTGCAGCACACGAGATCGGCGTACTAGAAGGAATCGGCGGACTCCGCGTTCCGTTGGCCGATGGGCGCGAGGTGATCGATCTCGTTTCCGACCTCGGAATTCCGGCCGTCGTCGTCGCACGGTCCGGGCTCGGTACGTTGAACCACACTGCGCTCTCGGTTTCGGCGCTTCGGAACCGGGGGATAGACGTCCCAGCAGTCGTGTTGAACGAGTACGAGGGCGAGTCGCTCGCCGCGCGTACGAACCCTGACGTACTCGCCGAGATGACCGACTGTCCAGTAGTCACGCTACCGCCGCTCTCTGTCGAGGACGGGTCGAGCGTCGTGGACGGCGTTCGCGCTCACGTACTTGCCGGAGATATCGACTGA
- a CDS encoding CPBP family glutamic-type intramembrane protease encodes MLRAERDLPTFEGGSLIPVTTYLLLITVLSGFAVVFSDGASPIAGMGWGIFLVILAIGAFTVEGVSPRSILSPVRSLLSALLVVTVFWVLYNLVAYGFALDGVSGFEVSGSKVAAHPLMYLAAFVSSVLFTAIPEELVFRGYLQSKFVSLAGGKTGKAVAVGVGITAILFALFHLPRWFLMSGHGVGAALATRLLGLTLMGLAYGLVYALTRNLWLVALFHATMNQPPFLVGVHIPDGFHLLVGVVEFAAIVTVVFVATRLTGSDGLALTSA; translated from the coding sequence ATGTTGCGTGCTGAGAGAGACCTGCCGACCTTCGAGGGCGGGTCGCTGATTCCCGTTACAACGTATCTCTTACTCATTACCGTCCTCTCCGGATTCGCGGTAGTATTCTCGGACGGCGCATCACCCATCGCCGGGATGGGTTGGGGCATCTTCCTCGTCATCCTAGCCATCGGCGCGTTTACCGTTGAGGGAGTTTCACCGCGCTCGATTTTGTCACCAGTTCGCTCACTTCTTTCCGCGTTGTTGGTTGTGACCGTGTTTTGGGTGCTATACAATCTCGTTGCGTATGGGTTCGCCCTCGACGGCGTCAGCGGATTCGAGGTGTCCGGATCGAAAGTCGCTGCACACCCGCTCATGTATCTCGCCGCCTTCGTCAGTTCGGTGCTGTTCACCGCGATTCCGGAAGAACTCGTGTTTCGCGGGTACCTCCAGTCGAAGTTCGTCTCGCTGGCCGGCGGTAAAACAGGCAAAGCGGTCGCAGTTGGTGTCGGGATCACAGCGATCCTATTCGCACTGTTTCACCTCCCGCGATGGTTCCTCATGTCCGGTCACGGGGTCGGTGCCGCGCTGGCGACGCGACTCCTCGGTCTGACGCTCATGGGACTCGCCTACGGTCTCGTGTACGCGCTAACCCGGAACCTGTGGCTGGTCGCATTGTTCCACGCGACGATGAACCAACCACCCTTCTTAGTCGGCGTCCACATCCCGGACGGCTTCCACTTGCTCGTCGGTGTCGTTGAGTTCGCCGCCATCGTCACAGTCGTATTTGTGGCCACGCGTTTAACTGGATCCGACGGACTCGCGCTCACGTCGGCGTAG